ATTGATATCACGAATCGTAAGATTGCAGAAGAAAATTTGATGAAATCTTATGAAAGGATATTGGACTTATATAACAATGCACCATGTGGTTACCATTCCCTTGACAAAGATAATATTGTAGTTTCGATCAATGATACAGAACTCGATTGGTTGGGATACTCACGTGAAGAAATTGTTGGTAATTTTAGAATCAACGATCTATTGACTCCTAGTAGTTTTGAAAAATTTGAACAGATTATTAAATCATTCCCACATGAAAATTTAACAGGTGTAGAATTAGAATTTATACGTAAGGACAAGTCTACTTTTTTTGTAAGCTTAAATTCTATACCAACATTTGATAAAAATGGTAACTTTGTGATTAGCAAATCAACTGTCTTTGATATCACGGACAGAAAGATCGCAGAAGATAAGTTAAACGACTACTCACAAAAAATCCAGTTACAAAACAAAAGGCTCCAAAAAGCAGTGGAAGCGGCCATCAAAGCAAACCAATCCAAGTCTGTCTTTTTTTCCAAAATCACACATGAATTAAGAACTCCCTTGCATGCCGTGATTGGATTTTCGCAAATTTTAGGAAAAGATCCCAATTTACCGGAACATTTAAAAGGATTCGTCAATTCATTGTATGAAAATGGAGTCCATCTATTAGGAATGATCAACGATATCTTAGATCTGTCAAAAATTGAAGCGGGTAAAATGACAGAATCTAGAGAAAAGTTTTCCCTAGTCCAATTATGGGATACCTTGTTTTCCATGTTTTCTTACCGGTTTGCTGAAAAACACATCTTATTTGAACTCATTCATCCTGAAACCATAAAAAATCAGTATTTCGAAGCTGATTTACAAAAGATTAGGCAAATTTTGGTGAATTTGCTTGGCAATGCTTTAAAATTTACGAACCAAGGGTTTGTGAACATGGAAGTCAAAATCAAACAAGGACTAGAACCTAATATTGATTTGGTGAGTTTTATTGTAAAAGATACTGGAATTGGAATCCCAAAAGACCAACTCCACTCTATTTTTGAAGCCTTCCAACAAACAGAACAAGGAAGTTCTTACCAAGAAGGGACAGGATTAGGACTTTCCATATCACATCAGTTAGTTGATTTTTTAGGTGGGACGATCCAAGTTGATAGTGATACCAATCAAGGTTCTACTTTTATATTTGAATTGCCTTTACTTCGAATCGAAGAAATTCCAACCCAAATCCTCCAAAAATCAAAAATTGGACCAACCAATTCCAAAGAAGTTTGGCAGGTGACAAAAGTCGATGATAAGGAAAA
This Leptospira biflexa serovar Patoc strain 'Patoc 1 (Paris)' DNA region includes the following protein-coding sequences:
- a CDS encoding PAS domain-containing sensor histidine kinase, with protein sequence MIDQIIAILIASTLLFYAYFYHNAYRREKKLRQILFRKNLTNAEEIERVIREKEKQYQDIYDTANSIIIRWSPDFRIHSVNPYAEEFFQIPKDQVEGKDLVIDLFRIQFEKSNEIKSLLWNIFHRPEQNIRQEFDVFVGPDDKRTVTWSNRILKNEFGYPYEVLSIGIDITNRKIAEENLMKSYERILDLYNNAPCGYHSLDKDNIVVSINDTELDWLGYSREEIVGNFRINDLLTPSSFEKFEQIIKSFPHENLTGVELEFIRKDKSTFFVSLNSIPTFDKNGNFVISKSTVFDITDRKIAEDKLNDYSQKIQLQNKRLQKAVEAAIKANQSKSVFFSKITHELRTPLHAVIGFSQILGKDPNLPEHLKGFVNSLYENGVHLLGMINDILDLSKIEAGKMTESREKFSLVQLWDTLFSMFSYRFAEKHILFELIHPETIKNQYFEADLQKIRQILVNLLGNALKFTNQGFVNMEVKIKQGLEPNIDLVSFIVKDTGIGIPKDQLHSIFEAFQQTEQGSSYQEGTGLGLSISHQLVDFLGGTIQVDSDTNQGSTFIFELPLLRIEEIPTQILQKSKIGPTNSKEVWQVTKVDDKEKEFVQTFLNSKENPFKNEILKMIKIQNFGQLLQLLGTIPYEDKGKTILLEKVKNKRYKFLIDLVQTSTS